One Bos indicus isolate NIAB-ARS_2022 breed Sahiwal x Tharparkar chromosome 10, NIAB-ARS_B.indTharparkar_mat_pri_1.0, whole genome shotgun sequence DNA window includes the following coding sequences:
- the APC gene encoding adenomatous polyposis coli protein isoform X2 has product MAAASYDQLLKQVEALKMENSNLRQELEDNSNHLTKLETEASNMKEVLKQLQGSIEDEAMASSGQIDLLERLKELNLDSSNFPGVKLRSKMSLRSYGSREGSVSSRSGECSPVPMGSFPRRGFVNGSRENTGYLEELEKERSLLLADLDKEEKEKDWYYAQLQNLTKRIDSLPLTENFSLQTDMTRRQLEYEARQIRVAMEEQLGTCQDMEKRAQRRITRIQQIEKDILRIRQLLQSQATEAERSSQSKHEAGSHEAERQNEGQGVAEINMATSGSGQGSTTRIDHETASVLSSSSTHSAPRRLTSHLGTKVEMVYSLLSMLGTHDKDDMSRTLLAMSSSQDSCISMRQSGCLPLLIQLLHGNDKDSVLLGNSRGSKEARARASAALHNIIHSQPDDKRGRREIRVLHLLEQIRAYCETCWEWQEAHEQGMDQDKNPMPAPVEHQICPAVCVLMKLSFDEEHRHAMNELGRKATRGISSQELGQGLSGGLQAIAELLQVDCEMYGLTNDHYSITLRRYAGMALTNLTFGDVANKATLCSMKGCMRALVAQLQSESEDLQQVIASVLRNLSWRADVNSKKTLREVGSVKALMECALEVKKESTLKSVLSALWNLSAHCTENKADICAVDGALAFLVGTLTYRSQTNTLAIIESGGGILRNVSSLIATNEDHRQILRENNCLQTLLQHLKSHSLTIVSNACGTLWNLSARNPKDQEALWDMGAVSMLKNLIHSKHKMIAMGSAAALRNLMANRPAKYKDANIMSPGSSLPSLHVRKQKALEAELDAQHLSETFDNIDNLSPKASHRSKQRHKQNLYGDYVFDTNRHDDNRSDNFNTGNMTVLSPYLNTTVLPSSSSSRGSLDSSRSEKDRSLERERGISLGNYHPATENPGTSSKRGLQISTTAAQIAKVMEEVSAIHTSQEDRSSGSTTELHCGTDERNALRRSSTTHTHANTYNFTKSENSNRTCPIPYAKVEYKRSSNDSLNSVSSSDGYGKRGQMKPSIESYSEDDESKFCSYGQYPADLAHKIHSANHMDDNDGELDTPINYSLKYSDEQLNSGRQSPSQNERWARPKHILEDEIKPNEQRQSRSQSTAYPVYPESTDDKHLKFQPHFGQQECVSPYRSRAANGSETNRVGSNHGISQNVNQSLCQEDDYEDDKPTNYSERYSEEGQHEEEERPTNYSIKYSEEKHHVDQPIDYSLKYTTDIPSSQKPAFSFSKNSSGQSTKTEHISSSSENTSTTSSNAKRQNQLHPSSAQSRSGQTPKATSSSCKVPSINQETIQTYCVEDTPICFSRCSSLSSLSSAEDEVGCDQTTQEAESANTLQIAEIKDNSGPRSNEDSVSKVPAGSQHIRTKSSRLQASGLSSESARHKAVEFSSGAKSPSKSGAQTPKSPPEHYVQETPLMFSRCTSVSSLDSFESRSIASSVQSEPCSGMVSGIISPSDLPDSPGQTMPPSRSKTPPPPPPPPPQTVQTKQEVPKNKAPSAEKRESGPKQAAVNAAVQRVQVLPEADTLLHFATESTPDGFSCSSSLSALSLDEPFIQKDVELRIMPPVQENDNGNETESEQPEESNENQEKEAEKPTDSEKDLLDESDDDDIEILEECIISAMPTKSSRKAKKPAQTTSKLPPPVARKPSQLPVYKLLPSQNRLQAQKHVSFTPGDDMPRVYCVEGTPINFSTATSLSDLTIESPPNELAAGEGVRAGAQSSEFEKRDTIPTEGRSTDEAQRGKASSVTVPELDDSKTEEGDILAECINSAMPKGKSHKPFRVKKIMDQVQQASMSSSGTNKNQLDGKTKKPTSPVKPIPQNTEYRTRVRKNTDSKNNLNAERNFSENKDSKKQHLKNNSKDFNDKLPNNEDRVRGSFTFDSPHHYTPIEGTPYCFSRNDSLSSLDFDDDDVDLSREKAELRKGKESKESEAKVTNHTELTSNQQSASKTPAVTKQPINRGQSKPVLQKQSTFPQSSKDIPDRGAATDEKLQNFAIENTPVCFSRNSSLSSLSDIDQENNNNKENEPVKETEPPASQGEPGKPQASGYAPKSFHVEDTPVCFSRNSSLSSLSIDSEDDLLQECISSAMPKKKKPSRLKPDNEKHSPRNMGGILAEDLTLDLKDIQRPDSEHGLSPDSENFDWKAIQEGANSIVSSLHQAAAAACLSRQASSDSDSILSLKSGISLGSPFHLTPDQEEKPFTSNKGPRILKPGEKSTLETKKIESENKGIKGGKKVYKSLITGKVRSNSEISSQMKQPLQTNMPSISRGRTMIHIPGVRNSSSSTSPVSKKGPPLKTPASKSPSECQPATTSPRGTKPSVKSELSPVTRQASQTAGSNKGPSRSGSRDSTPSRPAQQPLSRPMQSPGRNSISPGRNGISPPNKLSQLPRTSSPSTASTKSSGSGKMSYTSPGRQMSQQNLTKQTGLSKNGSGIPRSESASKGLNQMSNSNGSNKKVELSRMSSTKSSGSESDRSERPVLVRQSTFIKEAPSPTLRRKLEESASFESLSPSSRPDSPTRSQAHTPVLSPSLPDMSLSTHSSVQSGGWRKLPPNLSPTIEYNDGRPVKRHDIARSHSESPSRLPINRSGTWKREHSKHSSSLPRVSTWRRTGSSSSILSASSESSEKAKSEDEKQVNSISGSKQTKENQVSTKGTWRKIKESEISPTNSTSQTTSSGAANGAESKTLIYQMAPAVSKTEDVWVRIEDCPINNPRSGRSPTGNTPPVIDTVSEKGNPNPKDSKDNQGKQNVSNGSAPTRTMGLENRLNSFIQVDPPDQKGTETKPGHSNNPVPASETSESSIAERTPFSSSSSSKHSSPSGTVAARVSPFNYNPSPRKSSTDGTSARPSQIPTPVSNNTKKRDSKPDSTEPSGTQSPKRHSGSYLVTSV; this is encoded by the exons GGTTCAACTACACGAATAGATCATGAAACAGCCAGTGTTTTGAGTTCTAGTAGCACACATTCTGCTCCTCGAAGGCTGACGAGTCATCTGGGAACCAAG GTGGAAATGGTGTATTCATTGTTGTCAATGCTTGGTACTCATGATAAGGATGATATGTCGCGAACTTTGCTAGCTATGTCTAGCTCCCAAGACAGCTGTATATCCATGCGACAGTCTGGATGTCTTCCTCTCCTCATCCAGCTTTTACATGGCAATGACAAAGACTCTGTGTTGTTGGGAAATTCCCGGGGCAGTAAAGAGGCTCGGGCCAGGGCCAGTGCAGCACTCCACAACATCATTCACTCACAGCCTGATGACAAGAGAGGCAGGCGTGAAATCCGAGTCCTTCATCTTTTGGAACAGATACGAGCTTACTGTGAAACCTGTTGGGAGTGGCAGGAAGCCCATGAACAAGGCATGGACCAGGACAAAAATCCAA TGCCAGCTCCTGTTGAACATCAGATCTGCCCTGCTGTCTGTGTTCTAATGAAGCTTTCGTTTGATGAAGAGCATAGACATGCCATGAATGAGCTTG gTAGGAAGGCTACCCGGGGCATTTCATCCCAGGAGCTAGGGCAGGGGCTTTCAG GGGGACTACAGGCCATTGCAGAATTATTGCAAGTGGACTGTGAAATGTATGGGCTTACTAATGACCACTACAGTATTACTTTAAGACGATATGCAGGAATGGCTTTGACAAACTTGACTTTCGGAGATGTAGCCAACAAG GCTACTCTCTGCTCTATGAAAGGCTGCATGAGAGCGCTCGTGGCTCAGCTCCAGTCTGAAAGCGAGGACTTGCAGCAG GTTATTGCGAGTGTTTTGAGGAATCTGTCTTGGAGAGCAGATGTAAATAGTAAAAAGACTTTGCGTGAAGTTGGAAGTGTGAAAGCATTGATGGAATGTGCTTTGGAAGTGAAAAAG GAATCAACCCTCAAAAGTGTATTGAGTGCCTTATGGAACTTGTCAGCACACTGCACTGAGAATAAAGCTGACATATGTGCTGTGGATGGTGCGCTTGCATTTTTGGTTGGCACTCTCACTTATCGCAGCCAGaccaatactttagccattatTGAAAGTGGAGGTGGGATATTACGGAATGTATCCAGCTTGATAGCTACAAATGAGGACCACAG gcAAATCCTAAGAGAGAATAATTGCTTACAGACCTTATTACAACACTTGAAATCTCACAGTTTGACAATAGTCAGCAATGCATGCGGAACCTTGTGGAATCTCTCAGCAAGAAACCCTAAAGACCAGGAAGCATTGTGGGACATGGGAGCAGTCAGCATGCTCAAGAACCTCATTCATTCAAAGCACAAGATGATTGCTATGGGAAGTGCTGCAGCTTTAAGGaatctcatggcaaatagaccTGCAAAGTATAAAGATGCCAATATCATGTCTCCTGGTTCAAGTTTGCCTTCTCTACATGTCAGGAAACAAAAGGCCCTGGAAGCAGAATTAGATGCTCAGCATTTATCAGAAACTTTTGACAATATTGACAATTTAAGTCCCAAGGCATCTCATCGTAGCAAGCAGAGACACAAGCAAAATCTCTATGGTGACTATGTTTTTGACACCAATCGACATGATGATAACAGGTCAGACAATTTTAATACTGGAAACATGACTGTCCTATCACCGTACTTAAACACTACAGTATTGCCCAGCTCTTCTTCATCAAGGGGAAGTTTAGATAGCTCTCGTTCTGAGAAAGATAGAAGTCTGGAGAGAGAACGAGGTATTAGCCTAGGCAACTATCACCCAGCAACAGAAAACCCAGGAACCTCTTCAAAGCGAGGTTTGCAGATTTCTACCACTGCAGCCCAGATTGCCAAAGTCATGGAAGAAGTATCAGCTATTCATACCTCTCAGGAAGACAGAAGTTCTGGGTCTACCACAGAACTACACTGTGGGACAGATGAGAGGAATGCACTAAGAAGAAGCTCTACCacccacacacatgcaaacacgtACAACTTTACCAagtcagaaaactcaaacagaacATGTCCAATACCATATGCCAAAGTAGAATATAAGAGATCTTCAAATGATAGTTTAAATAGTGTCAGCAGTAGTGATGGTTATGGTAAAAGAGGTCAGATGAAACCTTCAATTGAATCCTATTCTGAAGATGATGAAAGTAAATTTTGCAGCTATGGTCAGTATCCAGCTGACCTAGCCCATAAAATACATAGTGCAAATCATATGGATGATAATGATGGAGAACTAGATACACCAATAAATTACAGTCTCAAATATTCCGATGAACAGTTGAACTCTGGGAGGCAGAGCCCTTCACAGAATGAAAGATGGGCAAGACCCAAACATATACTAGAAGATGAAATAAAACCGAATGAGCAGAGACAATCAAGGAGTCAAAGCACAGCTTATCCCGTGTATCCTGAGAGCACTGATGATAAACACCTCAAGTTCCAACCACACTTTGGGCAGCAAGAATGTGTTTCCCCATACAGGTCAAGAGCAGCCAATGGATCTGAAACAAATCGAGTAGGCTCTAATCATGGAATTAGTCAAAATGTGAACCAGTCTTTGTGTCAAGAAGATGACTATGAAGACGATAAACCAACCAACTATAGCGAACGTTACTCTGAGGAAGGGCAGCATGAGGAAGAAGAGAGGCCAACCAATTATAGCATAAAATACAGTGAAGAAAAACATCACGTGGATCAGCCTATTGATTATAGTTTAAAATACACCACAGACATTCCTTCTTCACAGAAACCAGCATTTTCATTCTCAAAGAATTCATCTGGACAGAGCACAAAAACTGAACACATCTCTTCAAGCAGCGAGAATACATCCACAACTTCATCTAATGCCAAGAGGCAGAATCAGCTGCATCCAAGCTCAGCACAGAGCAGAAGTGGTCAGACCCCAAAAGCCACCTCTTCCTCTTGCAAAGTCCCCTCTATCAACCAAGAAACAATACAGACTTACTGTGTAGAAGATACCCCAATATGTTTTTCAAGATGCAGTTCATTATCATCTCTGTCATCTGCTGAAGATGAAGTAGGGTGTGATCAGACAACACAAGAAGCAGAGTCTGCTAACACTCTGCAAATAGCTGAAATCAAGGACAACAGCGGACCTAGGTCAAATGAAGATTCTGTGAGTAAAGTTCCAGCAGGGTCACAGCACATTAGAACCAAATCCAGCAGACTCCAGGCTTCTGGTCTGTCTTCAGAGTCAGCCAGGCACAAAGCTGTTGAATTTTCTTCAGGGGCCAAATCTCCTTCCAAGAGCGGTGCTCAGACACCCAAAAGTCCACCAGAGCACTACGTTCAGGAGACCCCACTCATGTTTAGCAGATGtacttcagtcagttcactcGACAGTTTTGAGAGTCGCTCGATTGCCAGCTCTGTTCAGAGTGAACCCTGCAGTGGAATGGTAAGTGGCATCATAAGCCCCAGTGACCTCCCAGATAGCCCTGGACAAACCATGCCACCAAGCAGAAGCAAAACCCCTCCGCCACCGCCTCCGCCTCCTCCTCAGACAGTTCAAACGAAGCAGGAAGTACCTAAAAATAAAGCACCTAGTGCTGAAAAGAGAGAAAGTGGACCCAAGCAAGCTGCTGTAAATGCTGCAGTACAAAGGGTCCAGGTTCTTCCAGAGGCTGATACTCTGTTACATTTTGCCACAGAGAGTACTCCTGATGGATTTTCTTGTTCATCTAGCCTGAGCGCTCTGAGCCTTGATGAGCCATTTATTCAGAAAGATGTGGAACTAAGAATAATGCCTCCAGTTCAGGAAAATGACAACGGGAATGAAACAGAAAGTGAGCAGCCTGAAGAATCAAATGAAAACCAggaaaaagaggcagaaaaaccCACTGATTCTGAAAAAGATCTTTTAGATGAGTCAGATGATGATGATATTGAAATACTAGAAGAGTGTATAATTTCTGCCATGCCAACAAAATCTTCACGCAAAGCCAAAAAACCAGCCCAGACTACTTCAAAATTACCTCCACCTGTGGCAAGGAAACCAAGTCAGCTCCCTGTATACAAACTTCTGCCATCGCAAAACAGGTTACAGGCACAAAAGCATGTTAGTTTTACACCAGGAGATGATATGCCACGGGTGTATTGTGTAGAAGGGACACCTATAAACTTTTCCACAGCTACATCTCTGAGTGATCTAACGATAGAATCCCCTCCAAATGAGTtagctgctggagaaggggttAGAGCAGGGGCACAGTCAAGTGAATTTGAAAAACGAGATACCATTCCTACTGAAGGCAGAAGTACAGATGAGGCTCAACGAGGGAAAGCCTCATCTGTCACTGTGCCTGAACTGGATGACAGCAAAACAGAAGAAGGTGATATTCTTGCAGAATGCATTAATTCTGCCATGCCCAAAGGAAAAAGTCACAAGCCTTTCCGTGTGAAAAAGATTATGGACCAGGTCCAGCAAGCATCTATGTCTTCATCTGGAACTAACAAAAATCAATTAGATGGTAAGACGAAGAAACCTACTTCACCAGTAAAACCTATACCACAAAATACTGAATACAGGACACGTGTAAGAAAAAATACAGACtcaaaaaataatctaaatgcagaaagaaatttctcagaaaacaaagactcaAAGAAACAGCACTTGAAAAATAATTCCAAGGACTTCAATGATAAACTGCCAAATAATGAAGACAGAGTCAGAGGAAGTTTTACTTTTGATTCACCCCATCATTACACGCCCATTGAAGgcactccatactgtttttcacgaAATGACTCTTTGAGTTCTCTAgattttgatgatgatgatgttgacCTTTCCAGGGAAAAGGCTGAATTAAGAAAGGGGAAGGAAAGTAAAGAATCAGAAGCTAAAGTGACCAACCACACAGAACTAACCTCAAACCAACAATCAGCTAGTAAGACACCAGCTGTTACAAAGCAGCCAATAAATAGAGGTCAGTCTAAACCCGTGCTGCAGAAGCAGTCCACTTTTCCCCAGTCTTCCAAAGATATACCAGACAGAGGGGCAGCAACAGATGAGAAATTACAGAATTTCGCTATTGAAAATACTCCAGTTTGCTTTTCTCGAAATTCCTCTCTAAGCTCTCTTAGTGACATTGatcaagaaaacaacaacaacaaggaaaatGAACCTGTCAAAGAGACAGAGCCCCCTGCCTCACAGGGAGAACCAGGTAAACCCCAGGCCTCAGGTTATGCTCCTAAATCGTTTCACGTGGAAGACACCCCTGTTTGTTTCTCAAGAAACAGTTCTCTCAGTTCTCTTAGTATTGATTCTGAAGATGACCTGCTGCAGGAATGTATAAGTTCTGcaatgccaaaaaagaaaaagccttcaAGGCTCAAGCCCGATAATGAAAAGCATAGTCCCAGAAATATGGGTGGCATATTAGCAGAAGATTTGACACTCGATTTGAAAGATATACAGAGACCAGATTCAGAACATGGTTTATCCCCAGATTCAGAAAATTTTGATTGGAAAGCTATTCAGGAAGGTGCAAATTCCATAGTAAGTAGTTTACATCAAGCTGCTGCCGCTGCATGTTTATCTCGACAAGCTTCATCTGATTCAGATTCTATCCTTTCATTGAAATCGGGTATCTCTCTGGGATCACCATTTCACCTTACACCTGATCAAGAAGAAAAACCCTTTACGAGTAATAAAGGTCCACGAATTCTAAAACCTGGGGAGAAAAGTACATTGGAAACTAAAAAAATAGAATctgaaaataaaggaataaaaggagGCAAAAAGGTTTATAAAAGTTTGATTACTGGAAAAGTTCGATCTAATTCGGAAATTTCGAGCCAAATGAAACAACCCCTTCAAACAAACATGCCTTCAATCTCTCGAGGTAGGACAATGATTCATATTCCAGGAGTTCGGAATAGCTCTTCAAGTACAAGCCCAGTTTCTAAAAAAGGCCCGCCCCTCAAGACTCCAGCCTCCAAAAGCCCTAGTGAATGTCAGCCGGCTACCACCTCTCCCAGAGGAACCAAGCCATCAGTGAAGTCAGAATTAAGCCCTGTTACAAGGCAGGCATCCCAGACAGCAGGATCAAACAAAGGACCTTCTAGATCAGGATCTAGAGATTCCACTCCTTCAAGACCTGCCCAGCAACCATTAAGTAGACCAATGCAGTCTCCAGGGCGAAACTCAATCTCTCCTGGTAGAAATGGAATAAGTCCCCCTAACAAATTATCTCAACTACCAAGGACGTCATCCCCTAGTACTGCTTCAACTAAGTCCTCAGGTTCTGGGAAAATGTCTTACACATCTCCTGGCAGACAGATGAGCCAGCAGAACCTCACCAAACAAACAGGCTTATCCAAGAATGGCAGTGGTATCCCAAGAAGTGAATCTGCCTCCAAAGGGCTAAATCAAATGAGTAATAGTAATGGATCCAATAAAAAAGTAGAACTTTCTAGAATGTCTTCAACAAAGTCAAGTGGAAGTGAATCCGATAGGTCAGAGAGACCTGTATTAGTACGCCAATCAACTTTCATCAAAGAAGCTCCAAGCCCAACCCTAAGGAGAAAACTGGAGGAATCTGCTTCATTTGaatctctttctccatcttccaGACCCGATTCTCCCACACGGTCCCAGGCTCATACTCCAGTTTTAAGTCCTTCCCTTCCTGATATGTCTCTATCTACACATTCGTCTGTTCAGTCTGGTGGATGGCGAAAACTCCCACCTAACCTCAGTCCCACCATAGAGTATAATGATGGAAGACCAGTAAAGCGCCATGATATAGCACGCTCTCATTCCGAAAGTCCTTCCAGACTTCCCATCAATAGGTCAGGGACCTGGAAACGTGAGCACAGCAAACACTCATCATCACTTCCTCGAGTAAGCACTTGGAGAAGAACTGGAAGTTCATCCTCAATTCTTTCTGCTTCATCAGAATctagtgaaaaggcaaaaagtgagGACGAAAAACAAGTGAACTCTATTTCAGGAAGCAAACAAACTAAAGAAAATCAGGTATCCACAAAAGgaacatggagaaaaataaaagaaagtgaaatttctCCCACAAATAGTACTTCTCAGACCACTTCTTCAGGTGCTGCAAATGGTGCTGAATCAAAGACTCTGATTTATCAAATGGCACCTGCTGTTTCTAAAACAGAGGATGTTTGGGTGAGAATTGAGGATTGCCCCATTAACAACCCTAGATCTGGAAGATCTCCAACAGGAAATACTCCCCCCGTGATTGACACTGTTTCAGAAAAGGGAAACCCGAACCCTAAAGATTCAAAAGATAATCAGGGAAAACAAAATGTGAGCAATGGTAGTGCCCCTACACGCACCATGGGTCTGGAAAACCGCCTGAATTCCTTTATTCAGGTAGATCCTCCAGACCAAAAAGGAACTGAGACAAAACCGGGACACAGTAATAACCCTGTCCCTGCATCCGAGACTAGTGAAAGTTCTATAGCCGAGCGTACCCCGTTTAGTTCTAGCAGCTCAAGCAAGCACAGTTCACCAAGTGGGACTGTCGCCGCCAGGGTGAGTCCTTTTAATTACAACCCAAGCCCAAGGAAGAGCAGCACAGATGGCACTTCAGCCCGACCGTCTCAGATCCCAACGCCAGTGAGCAACAACACAAAGAAACGCGACTCAAAACCCGACAGCACAGAACCCAGCGGGACTCAAAGTCCTAAACGCCATTCTGGGTCTTACCTTGTGACATCTGTGTGA